Proteins encoded by one window of Ovis canadensis isolate MfBH-ARS-UI-01 breed Bighorn chromosome 14, ARS-UI_OviCan_v2, whole genome shotgun sequence:
- the ZNF567 gene encoding zinc finger protein 567 isoform X2, whose translation MAQGSVSFKDVTVDFSQEEWQHLDPAQKTLYMDVMLENYCHLISIGCHMTKPDVILKLERGEEPWTSFKGHTCLGGLWLTWN comes from the exons ATGGCTCAG GGATCAGTGTCATTCAAAGATGTGACTGTGGACTTCAGTCAGGAGGAGTGGCAGCACCTGGATCCTGCTCAGAAGACACTCTACATGGATGTAATGTTGGAAAACTATTGCCATCTCATTTCTATAG GGTGTCACATGACCAAGCCTGATGTGATCCTCAAATTGGAACGAGGAGAAGAACCGTGGACATCATTTAAAGGTCATACCTGCTTAG